Proteins encoded within one genomic window of Flavobacterium oreochromis:
- a CDS encoding RHS repeat domain-containing protein — protein sequence MIKFKGLITTILFFVCSFVLAQNEQHFSNELKGSQVAVSNQPQLMVQDPYFNDLNNNSVPSAPSDPNSSLISKYTTLNPSVAIYFGCNDANVTRNAYTKKFKCEVELKVEYFEPKNSTILKSLPNVKLLIEHDNVTDGKLLNDLAVHTIQGAYNVQVTIVKVTYYDMAGNVTTNPEILNNELVYLKLSYQADRYYNIAGTTLTLTSDLVSYSGTTPQITTSSGTAGTADELQVSWTYSNAITSLGKPLEYELEWTWVDNYKTGGKLAKNEIYFSEQDFKWNSTRIQTKENFYRIPLLFNKGYLIYRVRPVGRFLSDTSKNYYGYWTTSTPNATAENFKTIADWPHVLEIDIAHEESNKNWQYQASYAENGKKKDVVSYFDGSLRNRQTVTRVNTNNLTIAGEVIYDTQGRAAVEVLPSPVFSSKIKYFDKLNLNDNGTTIYNHRSFDWDKVDRIDKTCEPIKSTGMADTSGASKYYSPNNAGATLNTLIPDAQKFPFSQTVYTNDNTGRIKSKSGVGPDHQIGSSHEMIYSYDTPSQEELNRLFGYKVGDAKRYKKNTVTDPNGQVSISYIDPKGKTIATALSMDRPSNFDALLEEATDTLHKETKENLLINNRVSSNGDFSIQNNTIISYKAKTVSKNGEFKLVYSLDNPKKSFVPETCFSQSYPFVYKLKMSLTDACNNQLMDSNWLTKTIGEEAYGVTATNAPLSFGNPTTPFTTIKLIKGDYKISKELVVDKEVLNRYADDYVRKISDPKNPCFPKVDLHDTVVLTQNCNTTCVTCENSLMQNNLNQTDYTNFKALINGFLTVPPTINKDLFNTASYITSRNSYITTGKLNFIIKKLTQQFPGIVFSYSTGSSPALVATGPNVVMNEIQTYEELYKIEFEALLNTCRSLCRPELQTCDVNLPILLKDLVPTGQYGYYQATNVNTASFNSSVFNDKNGFNYKGVINRTIIVPNANNKKDMDGKPTTTTVEFNPISWRYPENDHYRDANGKISKIKVRKIGHGEYSPAILDESKYYKEDIDTEFEVEPQDLANIDDFMKYWQNSWANALLYHHPEYHYYNYFKEFCKVDPITGNTSDDFDRLLTKSDTFDINLFNQIITQATDPYYTLNYNLDYDTAKVYRTKLMEEALKGNYEGLKLKDSNGNLISLNMLGAAIYTQVFSNGMTSQNSIKEFLAACKSFNPNAELVNLYFKTVDTDPKSINYKRQAKIWKTFINNYIGFKNKTKTVFSHIYAKQRNGYNGCIGNIDDTEDYRNVFRKYSTFEGIIKAIDVKTIKTPSFTEAICSTALTNPNDNLVKDKTKRFISSDYGYNAGIDDALISANVTTDASSAYYMQTGKCPLLNDVETLLNGMIDKDLSPTGLLVPSNSGIELSSMPNLTKRLYEGFIGASNLITPFSNPNPLYITSTNLPTQNKLTISVGSVLDNTTKMALALSIAPGTSNNITPISGCNSSNIVPLTLDNYNVAYTIKKFKNIVFNRKDSSGLSYFTIVAEVERVFPSGVSDSCKFPEDIIFNGTTKAPIGDCQFDNNSATGLSTSNQTDAGTGCPNKYRFEKAIVKLFNDLLSNRNTTTPIALKNNVVYNQSIIPELIKDVKDSSDNYTATWSYSNTSNTYAINLNSIPVVQFNFSGSSTVPTNVRITGLSIGVQLINGAAIPTFNGLVLSYLDESNIVRSVNGTINSLDYDCQCKKVVSKKDELAVNFLKLINQIWPIRNEDYIYQQPAYPTLDYPNPSIQNTLDRIQPVINTPNITIGGLQILDNTNTGTGGFQSYLQFDFAGATLLVNRFLKRDTNLKCGFYLDLGNCANNKICDRKSLDYITSFSNFEFTSIVPNGESTFKVKVNYKAHRQEIPNPSGGLGSVFINVPAGSFYTTGSIFCLKSMCPEEETLVSNVAGLFTGLINEFNKEGKLIGASVQIADGFHLSSLDNIKPYSIYKEVVSPINIYNFSASQNNNEMQMQFNFGTIDNHSCKALLTVNKTNLIDLDSTSGLTNVVFTNSDLTQFTASIINSKGLLFPAKGSITCLTISNCYADVVVPCDTCIPEVVTPVNPINAWKRYQDGMITIFGNTPDPVDIKYDRYYGANYHYISDSYIYYLNKVKVFTPTFTKSSALYISIGQFGSSKLNYGYSGTNAAIDSYITYLNGRLNNTIPGTETYTWIEFIDKIYTIQNKICPPAPLTPYFGDMPAVTIVEPCDVFNANVTATYNAIFTQAQIKDKREKFIQNYLKEALKVTENFSQISYDKEYQYTLYYYDQAGNLIQTVPPQGVNRMNNLTDAEHKAINTIREATTPGDHMREDEGNNARVAPEHGLKTQYKYNSLNQLIWQKTPDGGETRFAYDKLGRIIASQNAKQKPLNYFSYTKYDGIGRIIEAGEIHADDKYLITDNGKLTEKSNPNPVDQFNETLYSKFEVTRTKYDQTPGTAITFNTPAENMFKRVAAVFYYDQYPGDKNELNYKNAIYYNYDIHGNVSELVNHSNDLGLDNYEGNQGVKRVVYDYDLISGNVNKVTYQPKAPDQFIHQYTYDADNRIQEVKTSKDGVIWERDASYKYYDHGPLARTEIGDKKVQGLDYLYTLQGWLKTVNGESASSDPGKDGLDVAQDAFSFALNYYKGDYKSAGGTTLDKTIFNYSRGARAMENNKDLYNGNIKEMVTTLTDHNQKPVAAAYNHYSYDQLNRITGFTSELLFDAKKTLTGTYSYDKNGNINTARLEALKRDNSVKLMDDFTYRYKPGTNQLDHVEDIVAPGEFDVDIDNQKEGNYQYDAIGQLTKDIGENIKNIEWRVDGKVKSITKDDGKVISFEYDGLGNRIAKLVKENKVLTKTNYSRDAQGNVLAVYEQKEAVKNTTATQNNLYLNSYNVTVGTKLEKSLQCHLCVARS from the coding sequence ATGATTAAATTTAAAGGACTGATTACCACAATACTCTTTTTTGTTTGTTCTTTTGTTTTGGCACAAAACGAACAGCATTTTAGTAATGAACTAAAAGGTAGTCAAGTAGCGGTGTCTAATCAACCACAGTTAATGGTGCAAGACCCGTATTTTAACGATCTAAACAATAATTCAGTACCATCTGCTCCAAGTGATCCTAACAGTTCACTTATTTCTAAATATACTACCCTGAATCCTTCAGTGGCGATTTATTTTGGATGTAATGACGCTAATGTAACGCGTAATGCATACACTAAAAAATTTAAATGTGAGGTAGAACTAAAAGTAGAGTATTTCGAGCCAAAAAACTCAACTATACTCAAAAGTTTACCTAATGTTAAACTACTTATAGAACATGATAATGTTACCGATGGAAAACTGCTGAATGATTTGGCCGTGCATACTATACAAGGTGCATATAATGTTCAAGTAACAATTGTAAAGGTTACTTATTATGATATGGCAGGAAATGTAACCACAAATCCAGAAATACTTAATAATGAACTGGTTTATTTAAAATTATCCTATCAAGCGGATCGTTATTACAATATTGCAGGAACAACCCTAACCTTAACTTCTGACTTAGTTAGCTACAGTGGTACAACACCCCAAATTACTACAAGCTCTGGAACGGCTGGTACTGCAGACGAATTACAGGTAAGCTGGACCTATTCCAACGCTATTACTAGTTTAGGTAAGCCATTAGAATATGAATTAGAGTGGACTTGGGTAGACAACTATAAAACAGGAGGTAAGTTAGCTAAAAACGAAATTTATTTTAGCGAACAGGATTTTAAATGGAATTCTACACGCATTCAAACCAAAGAGAATTTTTACCGAATACCATTGTTATTTAATAAAGGTTACCTGATATATCGTGTGCGCCCTGTAGGTAGATTTTTATCGGATACTTCGAAGAACTATTATGGTTATTGGACAACTTCAACCCCAAATGCCACGGCTGAAAATTTTAAAACAATTGCCGATTGGCCTCATGTTTTAGAAATAGATATAGCCCACGAAGAATCTAATAAAAACTGGCAGTATCAAGCTTCTTATGCGGAAAATGGTAAGAAAAAAGATGTTGTTAGTTATTTTGATGGCAGTTTACGCAATCGTCAAACTGTAACTAGAGTAAACACAAATAACTTAACAATTGCAGGCGAGGTAATTTATGATACCCAAGGAAGAGCTGCTGTAGAAGTGCTTCCATCTCCAGTATTTAGTTCTAAAATCAAATATTTTGACAAGTTAAATCTTAATGATAATGGAACTACTATATATAACCATCGTAGTTTTGATTGGGATAAGGTAGATAGAATAGATAAAACTTGTGAACCTATAAAATCAACTGGTATGGCAGATACCTCCGGTGCAAGTAAATATTATTCTCCTAATAATGCTGGAGCAACTTTGAATACACTAATTCCTGATGCACAAAAATTTCCATTTTCTCAAACGGTATATACTAATGATAATACAGGTAGAATTAAGAGTAAATCAGGTGTAGGACCTGATCATCAAATTGGTTCTTCACATGAAATGATTTATTCGTATGATACTCCAAGTCAAGAGGAACTCAATAGATTGTTTGGATACAAAGTTGGAGATGCTAAACGCTACAAAAAAAATACAGTTACAGATCCTAATGGTCAAGTAAGTATAAGTTATATTGATCCTAAAGGAAAGACAATTGCTACCGCTTTATCTATGGATAGGCCAAGTAATTTTGATGCTCTTCTTGAAGAAGCAACTGATACTTTACATAAAGAAACTAAAGAAAATTTACTTATTAATAATAGGGTAAGCTCTAATGGGGATTTTTCAATACAAAATAATACCATTATCAGTTACAAAGCAAAAACAGTAAGCAAAAATGGTGAATTTAAATTAGTCTATTCTTTGGATAATCCTAAAAAATCCTTTGTACCTGAGACATGTTTTTCACAGTCATATCCATTTGTATATAAATTGAAAATGAGTCTTACGGATGCATGTAATAACCAATTAATGGATTCCAATTGGCTCACAAAAACGATAGGTGAAGAGGCTTATGGGGTTACAGCTACTAACGCGCCACTCTCTTTTGGTAATCCAACTACCCCTTTTACTACCATTAAATTAATCAAAGGGGATTATAAAATTTCTAAAGAATTAGTAGTAGATAAAGAGGTTCTTAATCGCTATGCTGATGATTATGTACGTAAAATATCTGATCCAAAAAATCCTTGTTTCCCTAAAGTTGATTTACATGATACAGTAGTATTAACTCAAAATTGTAACACGACTTGCGTAACTTGTGAAAATAGTTTAATGCAAAATAATTTGAATCAAACAGATTATACTAATTTTAAAGCATTAATAAATGGTTTTCTTACCGTACCTCCAACCATAAATAAAGATTTATTTAATACAGCATCCTATATAACTTCTAGAAATAGTTATATTACTACAGGGAAACTGAATTTTATTATCAAAAAACTCACACAGCAATTTCCAGGAATTGTTTTTAGTTATTCTACAGGGAGTAGTCCTGCTTTAGTGGCAACTGGACCTAATGTAGTTATGAACGAAATACAGACTTACGAAGAGTTATACAAAATTGAATTTGAAGCATTATTAAATACCTGTAGAAGTTTATGTAGACCAGAATTACAAACTTGTGATGTAAATTTACCAATCTTACTAAAAGATCTTGTTCCTACTGGTCAGTATGGTTATTATCAAGCTACTAACGTAAATACAGCTAGTTTTAATTCTAGTGTATTTAATGATAAAAACGGATTTAATTATAAAGGAGTCATAAACCGTACTATTATCGTTCCTAATGCGAATAATAAAAAAGACATGGATGGAAAACCAACAACAACAACTGTCGAGTTTAATCCTATTTCTTGGAGATACCCTGAAAATGATCATTATAGAGATGCAAATGGGAAAATTTCTAAAATAAAAGTAAGAAAAATTGGTCATGGTGAATATAGTCCAGCCATTTTGGATGAAAGCAAATATTATAAAGAAGATATAGATACTGAATTTGAAGTAGAACCTCAAGATTTAGCTAATATTGACGACTTCATGAAATATTGGCAAAATAGTTGGGCTAATGCGCTATTGTATCATCACCCAGAATATCACTATTATAATTACTTTAAAGAATTTTGTAAAGTAGATCCTATTACTGGTAACACCTCTGATGACTTTGATAGATTGCTGACAAAATCGGACACATTTGATATTAATTTGTTCAACCAAATTATTACTCAAGCTACAGATCCATATTATACTTTAAACTACAATCTTGATTATGATACAGCCAAGGTGTATAGAACAAAGCTTATGGAGGAAGCTTTAAAAGGTAATTATGAAGGGTTAAAGCTTAAAGATTCTAATGGTAATTTGATTTCTTTGAATATGTTAGGGGCGGCTATTTATACTCAAGTGTTCTCTAACGGTATGACTTCTCAAAATTCGATCAAAGAATTTTTAGCTGCTTGTAAAAGTTTTAACCCAAATGCTGAACTAGTAAATCTGTACTTTAAGACCGTAGATACCGATCCCAAATCAATTAATTATAAAAGACAAGCCAAAATTTGGAAAACTTTTATAAATAATTATATCGGCTTTAAAAACAAAACCAAGACTGTTTTTTCTCACATCTATGCGAAACAACGTAATGGTTACAATGGATGTATTGGCAATATAGATGATACAGAAGACTATCGAAATGTATTTAGAAAGTATAGTACATTTGAGGGTATCATCAAGGCAATCGATGTAAAAACTATAAAAACACCAAGTTTTACAGAAGCTATTTGTAGTACCGCACTTACTAACCCTAACGACAACTTAGTAAAAGATAAAACAAAGCGATTCATCTCGTCCGATTATGGCTATAATGCTGGTATTGATGATGCGTTAATCAGTGCAAACGTTACAACTGACGCATCAAGTGCTTATTACATGCAAACAGGAAAATGCCCACTACTAAATGATGTAGAAACCTTGTTAAATGGTATGATTGATAAAGATTTATCACCTACAGGTTTGTTAGTGCCTTCCAACTCTGGAATAGAATTAAGTAGCATGCCTAACCTTACTAAAAGATTGTATGAAGGATTTATTGGAGCTTCAAATCTAATTACTCCTTTCTCTAATCCAAACCCTTTATACATTACCTCAACTAATTTACCAACTCAAAATAAGTTGACAATTTCAGTAGGTAGTGTTTTAGATAACACTACAAAAATGGCTCTTGCCCTTAGTATTGCTCCAGGAACTAGCAATAATATTACCCCTATTTCAGGGTGCAATTCTTCTAATATAGTGCCTTTGACTCTGGATAACTACAATGTTGCATACACAATTAAAAAGTTTAAAAATATTGTATTTAATCGTAAAGATTCAAGCGGGCTAAGTTATTTTACTATTGTTGCAGAGGTAGAACGAGTATTTCCTTCTGGTGTCTCTGATAGTTGCAAATTTCCTGAAGATATCATTTTCAATGGTACAACTAAAGCTCCTATTGGCGATTGTCAATTTGACAATAATTCCGCAACAGGATTAAGTACTAGTAATCAAACTGATGCTGGAACTGGTTGTCCAAATAAGTATCGTTTTGAAAAGGCAATAGTTAAATTGTTTAATGATTTGCTAAGCAATAGAAATACGACTACGCCAATTGCGTTAAAAAATAATGTGGTTTATAACCAGTCTATTATTCCTGAGCTTATTAAAGATGTTAAAGATTCTAGTGATAATTATACTGCTACTTGGTCTTATAGTAACACGAGTAATACTTATGCGATTAATTTAAATAGTATCCCAGTAGTTCAATTCAATTTTTCGGGGTCTAGCACAGTGCCAACCAATGTTAGAATAACAGGGCTTTCGATAGGCGTTCAACTAATTAATGGAGCGGCTATCCCTACATTTAATGGTTTGGTTTTAAGTTATTTAGATGAAAGTAATATTGTTAGATCTGTCAATGGTACCATTAACTCTTTAGACTATGATTGTCAGTGTAAAAAAGTAGTGAGTAAGAAAGATGAATTAGCAGTAAATTTTTTAAAATTAATTAATCAAATTTGGCCTATACGAAACGAAGACTATATTTATCAACAACCAGCATATCCTACTTTAGACTATCCAAATCCAAGTATTCAAAATACTTTGGACAGGATACAACCTGTTATTAATACGCCTAATATTACTATAGGAGGACTACAAATCCTTGATAATACGAATACGGGTACAGGAGGATTTCAATCTTATTTGCAATTTGATTTTGCGGGTGCTACTCTTTTGGTAAATAGATTTTTAAAAAGAGATACCAACCTCAAATGTGGATTTTATTTGGATTTAGGAAATTGTGCTAACAATAAAATTTGTGACAGAAAATCATTAGATTATATCACTTCTTTTTCGAATTTTGAATTTACAAGTATAGTGCCTAATGGAGAATCTACTTTTAAAGTAAAAGTAAATTATAAAGCCCATCGACAAGAAATACCAAATCCTAGCGGAGGATTAGGATCAGTATTTATTAATGTACCTGCTGGTAGTTTTTATACTACAGGTTCTATTTTTTGTCTAAAAAGCATGTGTCCAGAAGAAGAAACTTTAGTATCTAATGTCGCGGGGCTTTTTACGGGTTTAATTAATGAATTTAATAAAGAAGGAAAACTCATTGGAGCAAGTGTTCAAATTGCAGATGGCTTCCATTTAAGTTCATTAGATAATATAAAACCATACTCTATCTATAAAGAAGTAGTAAGTCCAATTAATATATATAATTTTTCTGCTTCTCAAAATAATAATGAAATGCAAATGCAATTTAATTTTGGCACAATAGACAATCATTCTTGCAAAGCATTATTAACGGTTAATAAAACTAACTTAATTGATTTAGATAGCACTTCTGGTCTTACCAATGTAGTATTTACAAATAGTGATTTAACACAATTTACCGCTTCAATTATTAATAGTAAAGGTTTACTCTTTCCAGCTAAAGGAAGCATAACTTGTTTGACAATCTCTAATTGTTATGCCGATGTGGTTGTACCTTGTGATACCTGTATTCCTGAAGTTGTAACCCCTGTAAATCCTATAAATGCTTGGAAGCGATATCAAGATGGGATGATAACCATTTTTGGAAACACTCCAGATCCTGTAGATATAAAATATGATCGTTATTATGGTGCAAACTACCACTATATATCCGATTCTTATATTTATTATCTAAACAAAGTAAAAGTATTTACACCCACTTTTACTAAAAGTAGCGCCTTGTATATTTCTATTGGTCAATTTGGTTCTTCTAAGCTTAACTATGGCTATAGTGGTACCAATGCTGCCATAGACAGTTATATAACCTATTTAAATGGACGCTTAAATAATACAATTCCTGGAACAGAAACCTATACTTGGATAGAGTTTATTGACAAAATATATACAATACAAAATAAAATTTGTCCTCCAGCACCACTTACACCTTACTTTGGTGATATGCCAGCAGTAACTATTGTTGAACCTTGTGATGTATTCAATGCTAATGTAACTGCCACTTATAATGCTATTTTCACTCAAGCGCAGATTAAAGATAAACGTGAAAAATTTATCCAAAACTATCTAAAAGAAGCCCTAAAAGTAACCGAGAATTTTTCCCAAATTAGTTATGATAAAGAATATCAATATACGCTATATTATTATGATCAAGCAGGTAACCTTATACAAACAGTTCCACCCCAAGGCGTAAATAGGATGAACAACCTTACTGATGCAGAGCATAAAGCTATTAATACTATACGTGAGGCTACTACACCTGGAGATCATATGAGAGAAGATGAAGGGAATAATGCTAGAGTTGCTCCTGAACATGGATTAAAAACGCAATATAAATACAATAGTTTAAATCAATTAATATGGCAAAAAACACCAGATGGTGGAGAAACTCGTTTTGCGTATGATAAATTAGGAAGAATTATAGCATCGCAAAATGCTAAACAAAAGCCTCTAAATTATTTCAGTTATACTAAATATGACGGTATTGGGCGAATAATTGAAGCAGGAGAAATACATGCGGATGATAAGTATTTGATTACTGACAATGGTAAATTGACAGAAAAATCAAATCCAAACCCAGTAGATCAATTTAATGAAACTTTATATAGCAAATTTGAAGTAACCCGTACTAAATATGATCAAACACCAGGAACAGCTATTACTTTCAATACGCCAGCAGAAAATATGTTTAAGCGTGTGGCTGCCGTTTTCTATTATGATCAATATCCTGGAGATAAAAATGAATTGAATTATAAAAATGCGATTTATTACAACTACGATATTCACGGCAATGTTAGTGAATTAGTAAATCATAGTAATGATCTAGGTTTGGATAATTATGAGGGAAATCAGGGTGTTAAAAGAGTAGTTTATGACTATGATTTAATTAGTGGAAATGTTAATAAAGTTACCTATCAACCTAAAGCACCAGACCAGTTTATACATCAATACACCTATGATGCGGATAATCGTATACAAGAAGTAAAAACTAGTAAAGATGGCGTAATTTGGGAAAGAGATGCTAGTTATAAATATTATGATCATGGACCATTGGCGCGTACCGAAATTGGAGATAAAAAAGTACAAGGGCTAGATTATCTTTATACCTTACAAGGTTGGTTAAAAACTGTAAATGGAGAATCTGCTAGTAGCGATCCAGGAAAAGATGGTTTAGATGTGGCACAAGATGCCTTCAGTTTTGCCTTAAATTATTATAAAGGCGATTATAAGTCAGCAGGTGGAACTACTTTAGATAAGACAATATTTAATTATAGTAGAGGAGCCCGCGCTATGGAGAACAATAAAGATCTCTATAATGGAAATATCAAAGAAATGGTTACTACATTAACAGATCATAACCAAAAACCTGTTGCTGCTGCATATAATCATTACAGTTATGATCAACTGAATAGGATAACTGGATTTACTAGTGAGTTGTTATTTGATGCTAAAAAAACTTTAACTGGGACTTATAGTTATGATAAAAATGGTAATATAAATACGGCAAGACTAGAAGCATTAAAACGGGATAACTCGGTGAAATTAATGGATGATTTTACCTATAGATACAAGCCAGGAACGAATCAACTAGATCATGTTGAAGATATAGTAGCTCCAGGTGAATTTGATGTGGATATTGATAATCAAAAAGAAGGGAATTATCAATATGACGCTATAGGACAGCTTACTAAAGATATAGGAGAAAACATTAAAAATATAGAATGGCGTGTAGATGGTAAAGTAAAATCTATAACTAAAGACGATGGTAAAGTAATTAGCTTTGAATATGATGGTTTAGGAAATCGTATTGCTAAGTTAGTAAAAGAAAATAAAGTTCTTACTAAAACGAATTATTCAAGAGATGCTCAAGGCAATGTTCTTGCTGTATACGAACAAAAAGAAGCTGTTAAAAACACAACTGCTACACAAAATAACTTATATTTAAATAGCTATAATGTAACTGTTGGCACCAAATTAGAAAAAAGCTTGCAATGTCATTTATGTGTCGCAAGATCATAA